The DNA sequence TGAAAAAGCAGGTGGCTGTAATGGCCTTAGCACATCAGCACATTAATCATTAGCACATTAAAAAAACTAGTGTCCCAGAAATTCCTGGCGGGGAATCAGGATGACGATGTCTTCGTTGCCCTGCATCACGCACTGGCAACCCAGGCGCGAGTTGATGCGCGGATTGACGGCGCGGTCGATGAAGTCCTCTTCCTTGTCACTGATTTCGGGCAGGTCATTTTCACCTTTCAGCACGTAGACATGGCAGGTGCTACAGCCGCAGACGCCGCCGCAGTTGTGCTGCAAATGAATTCCATTGTTCAGGGCCACGTCGAGCACCGATTCGCCTTCCGCCGCTACGTGCGTCTGGTCGGGCTGGCCGTCTTGAAACTGGAAGGTAATATTTACGGCTTTCACGGAATAGAAACTTGAGCGGAGCAGAATTTGGGGCAAAGGTACGCACCCCGGTTCGTAATTAAAGCCGCGGAGGCTCCTGCTTGTTTGCCCCCGCCCCCATTTGCTGCTCCTGAATGCTGGCTGTTAGCTGCTTATAAATCTGTTGCCAGCCCGGGTGGGGTGCCAACATGGCCTGGTGTCGGGCCAGCGTGGCCGCGTCGTGGCGCACGGCCGGGCCGGTTTGCACCGTGAAAGGCGGCTGGTCCAGGGCCTTCTGCACCGTTTCCTGAATCAGGGGGGCCAGCAGGGCAAACGGCAGCGCGGCTTCCTGCAACAGCGCGTGCCCGATGCCCAGCAGATGGTTGGTGAAGTTGCAGGCAAATACGGCCGCCACGTGCAGCGTCTGCCGCTGGGGCGTGGCCACTACTTCCACCACCTGGCTCAGACTGCGGGCCACCTGCAGCAGCCCTTGCTGGTCGGCAGCCGTGGCCGCTTCCACGCACAGCGGCACCGTAGGC is a window from the Hymenobacter aquaticus genome containing:
- a CDS encoding 2Fe-2S iron-sulfur cluster-binding protein, coding for MKAVNITFQFQDGQPDQTHVAAEGESVLDVALNNGIHLQHNCGGVCGCSTCHVYVLKGENDLPEISDKEEDFIDRAVNPRINSRLGCQCVMQGNEDIVILIPRQEFLGH
- a CDS encoding Rossmann-like and DUF2520 domain-containing protein gives rise to the protein MSQPSIRRQIILLGAGQVARHLGPALARAGHTLTHVWSRTPASAAALAAEIPGALPTTSLDLTTLPPAGLYIICVPDGAVAGVLAAARFPAAALVVHTAGALPLSVFDAVAGLRGGVLYPLQTFSAGRQIDWPTVPLCVEAATAADQQGLLQVARSLSQVVEVVATPQRQTLHVAAVFACNFTNHLLGIGHALLQEAALPFALLAPLIQETVQKALDQPPFTVQTGPAVRHDAATLARHQAMLAPHPGWQQIYKQLTASIQEQQMGAGANKQEPPRL